A window of Diabrotica virgifera virgifera chromosome 9, PGI_DIABVI_V3a contains these coding sequences:
- the LOC126891841 gene encoding zinc finger MYM-type protein 5-like: MSDGRKRLSGAQYNTLAEEKRRKLHAVLDKTKKLNNYFLIKPTTTTSKAQTHDSDSESETVTAVSAVPIPPDNAEAMDTEPSERSESKIEASACASASVNPQCLQAVISNDPAEWKANDATIDYLLSLPNEICQNTDEDFSLTKTVIGNKTRYLTKNVFRRKLANEEEQPRRYLIYSPSKKSLFCIPCRLFGGTSKMATDGVNDWSNENKILNLHENSHEHAKSQVTLLRRQQKQNQIDSLLCQQIRLEEDYWRKVLKRVVAVTKNWLPEVYRLEEQLKNSAIQTTETS; this comes from the exons ATGAGTGACGGCCGAAAACGATTAAGTGGAGCGCAATACAACACGCTTGCTGAGGAAAAGCGGAGAAAACTTCATGCAGTTTtagacaaaacaaaaaaattaaacaactattttttaattaaacctacAACTACAACTTCCAAAGCGCAAACACATGATTCGGATTCGGAATCGGAGACTGTTACTGCTGTGTCTGCTGTACCTATACCACCAGATAATGCGGAAGCGATGGACACGGAGCCAAGTGAGA GGTCAGAATCTAAAATAGAAGCATCTGCATGTGCATCAGCTTCAGTAAATCCACAATGTTTACAAGCAGTTATCAGTAACGACCCTGCCGAATGGAAGGCCAACGATGCTACTATCGATTATTTGTTGTCCTTACCAAATGAAATATGCCAAAATACAGATGAGGATTTTTCACTAACAAAAACTGTTATTGGCAATAAGACACGGTATCTTACTAAGAACGTTTTCCGTCGGAAACTTGCCAATGAGGAAGAACAACCTCGTAGATACTTAATATATTCACCATCAAAGAAATCCCTGTTTTGCATTCCATGTCGTCTTTTCGGAGGAACCTCAAAAATGGCCACTGATGGCGTAAATGATTGGagtaatgaaaataaaattttgaatttacaTGAAAACTCCCACGAACACGCCAAATCCCAAGTAACCTTATTGCGGCGTCAACAAAAGCAAAACCAAATTGATTCATTGCTGTGTCAGCAAATAAGACTCGAAGAAGATTACTGGCGAAAAGTGTTAAAGCGGGTGGTTGCAGTGACTAAAAATTGGCTTCCAGAGGTTTACCGTTTAGAGGAACAGTTGAAAAATTCGGCAATCCAAACAACGGAAACTTCATGA